The Candidatus Koribacter versatilis Ellin345 genome has a segment encoding these proteins:
- a CDS encoding response regulator transcription factor: MLKILLADNQAIFRAGIAKVLAVEDDLRVVAQAGTLEQMMMAIDKFRASVLIFSASFVPDLSALVQAATRCKTGLIVIAENGENSARYLNGGVRGVVYRNVSGDMLVDCVRRVARGDRFTQETKPAAATPESDDFVGARVRDRLTPKELRIVALIVQGYKNKEIAVQLGTTEQVIKNYLRNVYDKIGVSDRLELALFTIHHHILAEAAAATTEGRMLQ; this comes from the coding sequence ATGCTGAAGATCCTTCTGGCTGATAATCAAGCGATCTTTCGAGCGGGCATCGCTAAAGTGCTCGCGGTGGAAGATGACCTACGCGTCGTTGCGCAGGCCGGCACCCTGGAACAGATGATGATGGCCATTGATAAGTTCCGCGCCTCGGTCCTCATCTTCTCCGCCAGCTTCGTGCCCGACCTCAGTGCGCTCGTGCAGGCCGCTACCCGCTGCAAGACCGGGCTCATCGTCATCGCCGAGAACGGCGAGAATTCCGCCAGGTACCTGAATGGCGGCGTTCGCGGCGTCGTCTACCGCAACGTCAGTGGCGACATGCTCGTGGACTGCGTCCGCCGCGTCGCGCGTGGTGACCGCTTCACCCAGGAAACCAAGCCTGCCGCCGCAACTCCCGAGAGCGACGACTTTGTCGGCGCGCGTGTTCGCGATCGCCTTACACCCAAAGAGCTCCGCATCGTGGCGCTCATCGTGCAGGGCTACAAGAACAAGGAAATCGCCGTCCAGCTCGGCACCACCGAGCAGGTCATCAAGAACTACCTGCGCAACGTTTACGACAAGATCGGGGTCTCCGATCGTCTCGAACTGGCGCTCTTCACGATCCACCACCACATTCTTGCGGAAGCCGCTGCTGCCACCACCGAAGGCCGCATGCTTCAGTAG
- a CDS encoding PilZ domain-containing protein: MSEVRTGKRFDVHLPIKISGEGAQTHEGQTDNLSAAGVFLSLDQSLEVGSQVEFDITMPASVIGAEKDVRIHCHGRVVRTEGPKDGATNSGVACVIDKYEFIR; this comes from the coding sequence GTGTCCGAGGTACGAACTGGAAAACGGTTTGACGTGCATCTGCCCATCAAGATCAGCGGCGAGGGTGCGCAGACCCATGAAGGACAAACCGATAACCTGAGCGCGGCGGGAGTTTTCCTGTCGCTCGATCAGTCCCTCGAGGTCGGCTCCCAAGTCGAGTTCGACATCACCATGCCGGCCTCTGTTATCGGCGCGGAAAAAGATGTCCGGATTCACTGCCATGGGCGCGTCGTCCGAACCGAGGGACCGAAAGACGGCGCCACCAACAGCGGAGTTGCCTGCGTCATCGACAAGTACGAGTTCATTCGGTAA
- a CDS encoding phage holin family protein, with protein sequence MINEIHTRNGKSIADVLNDFKNEVHRAVLTRAQLFVEEIKQKAVSIKASLPMLVMASIFLLTAWFLFTAAIVTLIAAAIPGNPWAYPIAFGAVMVLYALIGGILAMTGMKALRKNNLTPEKTIRVLREDGILLETEARRIA encoded by the coding sequence ATGATTAACGAGATCCACACCCGAAACGGCAAATCGATCGCCGATGTCCTCAACGACTTCAAGAACGAGGTTCATCGTGCCGTCCTGACTCGCGCCCAGCTCTTTGTCGAAGAGATCAAACAGAAAGCCGTCTCGATCAAGGCATCTCTACCAATGTTGGTCATGGCCAGCATCTTCCTCTTGACCGCATGGTTCCTTTTCACCGCCGCCATCGTCACCCTGATCGCCGCCGCCATCCCCGGAAATCCGTGGGCTTACCCCATCGCATTCGGGGCTGTCATGGTGCTCTACGCGCTCATCGGCGGGATCCTCGCGATGACCGGCATGAAGGCGTTACGGAAAAACAATCTCACCCCCGAGAAGACGATTCGCGTCCTTCGCGAAGATGGCATCCTTCTCGAAACCGAAGCGAGGCGAATCGCATGA
- a CDS encoding alpha/beta hydrolase yields MSKPAQLLWKIARILLIVYAVLCLVLVFAQSHMLYFPQPVIESTPEDYNAQYEQVWIPGADNSKLYAWWLPSQDPAAPTLIYFHGNYGNVGSNAEQASRLARTCCNVLLFDYRGYGRSAGPFPSEKRIYADAEAAYNYAVTQKKVSPNHIVFYGHSLGGGVAFEMAKRHGDAAGLIAESTFTSVADRAALDPLYRFFPVRLLVHQRFDSIHKIAAIHMPMLVIAGTGDTTIPYAMSEQLYRSAPPNSELLLIPGAGHDNPAVVGGAKYIEAVKRFVSRVPAQQLSSR; encoded by the coding sequence ATGAGCAAACCCGCGCAACTGCTCTGGAAGATCGCACGCATCCTGCTGATCGTGTATGCGGTGCTCTGCCTTGTGCTCGTCTTCGCGCAGTCGCACATGCTGTACTTCCCGCAGCCCGTAATCGAGAGCACCCCCGAGGACTACAACGCCCAGTACGAGCAAGTCTGGATCCCCGGCGCCGACAACTCCAAACTCTACGCGTGGTGGCTGCCCTCGCAAGATCCGGCAGCCCCCACGCTCATCTACTTCCACGGCAACTACGGCAACGTCGGCTCAAACGCCGAGCAGGCCTCACGCCTCGCGCGCACCTGCTGCAACGTTCTCCTCTTTGACTATCGCGGCTACGGCCGCAGCGCTGGCCCATTCCCCAGCGAAAAACGCATCTACGCTGACGCCGAAGCAGCTTACAACTACGCGGTCACGCAAAAGAAAGTCTCGCCCAACCACATCGTCTTCTATGGCCATTCGCTAGGAGGTGGTGTCGCCTTCGAAATGGCCAAGCGCCATGGAGATGCGGCCGGTCTCATCGCCGAAAGCACCTTCACCTCCGTTGCCGATCGCGCTGCTCTCGATCCTCTTTATCGCTTCTTCCCGGTTCGTTTGCTGGTCCACCAGCGCTTCGACTCCATCCACAAAATCGCGGCTATCCACATGCCGATGCTCGTGATCGCCGGCACCGGAGACACGACCATTCCTTACGCAATGTCCGAGCAGCTCTATCGTTCCGCTCCGCCCAATAGCGAGTTGCTGCTCATACCGGGCGCCGGCCACGACAATCCTGCCGTCGTCGGTGGCGCCAAGTACATCGAAGCCGTGAAGCGCTTCGTCAGCCGTGTCCCTGCCCAGCAACTCTCCTCCCGCTAA
- a CDS encoding S9 family peptidase translates to MRKLSNVLILLFLSIGSSLFAQQKPKLTLDEFFNAVYYRDVHIAPDGNAVVFATERADWDNDRFREDLWLYRTNGGSLIPLTRTGHDSSPQWSPDGQWIAFLSDRATDSDSTKDDDDDSKDKSKGVSHVYVISATGGEAFAVTRGEEEIHAFAWAPDSKGIYFATRTPWSKEKKDAYKEAWKDTVQYRASERGDVIARIALADVMARHFSLTSEPKEKKKKDSDKEDKPETAETPGSALITSTPFRVRQLAVSSDNARLAFLTGSISEREESAADFEIYAAEIAGTVPEQAKRLTNNSGIEFEIRWAADNHHLFFQNSEGSVESTKYADTQNRIYWIDATTAQIERWAATYKGHVSEYAPLKPDTLLTAGMSGTETQLYTATGAKGEVKKISSWPGTYANVSAIASSPRVAFIYSRVNKPTEIYLADSLDQLADAKPITSFNKLFTERALPEAKPFQWKADDGVTVEGMLIYPPGKFGEKNLRMFTFIHGGPIDADGDHFGADWYDWALLAASEGWLVFRPNYRGSTGYGDEFEQQIAPHLVSKPGKDILEGVDALVKAGIADPNQLAIGGYSYGGYMTNWLITQTTRFKAAVTGAGAVEHAANWGNDDTTLDDSWYLGGAPWEATKMYTDEAALYQANKIKTPTHMVAGGDDIRVAVLEDYLLEHALKTLGIPNALLIFPGEGHGLGKNPWHGKIKVREEIKWLEKYAPAK, encoded by the coding sequence ATGCGTAAACTTTCTAACGTTTTAATTCTGCTGTTTCTCAGCATCGGGTCCTCACTCTTCGCGCAGCAGAAACCCAAGCTCACGCTCGATGAGTTCTTCAACGCCGTTTACTACCGCGACGTCCATATCGCTCCCGACGGCAATGCTGTAGTCTTCGCCACCGAGCGCGCCGATTGGGACAATGACCGCTTCCGCGAAGATCTCTGGCTCTACCGCACAAATGGCGGTTCTCTCATCCCGCTCACGCGGACCGGTCACGACAGCAGCCCCCAATGGTCGCCTGACGGTCAGTGGATCGCCTTCCTCAGCGATCGCGCCACCGACAGCGACAGCACCAAAGACGACGATGACGACTCCAAGGACAAATCGAAGGGCGTCTCGCACGTCTATGTGATTTCTGCCACCGGCGGCGAAGCCTTCGCCGTCACGCGCGGAGAGGAAGAAATCCACGCCTTCGCCTGGGCACCCGACTCGAAGGGCATCTACTTCGCCACTCGCACCCCGTGGAGCAAAGAGAAAAAGGACGCATATAAAGAAGCTTGGAAGGACACCGTCCAGTACCGCGCTTCTGAACGTGGCGACGTAATCGCCCGTATCGCGCTCGCCGATGTCATGGCACGCCACTTCTCTCTGACCTCGGAACCCAAAGAGAAAAAGAAGAAAGACTCCGACAAGGAAGACAAGCCCGAGACTGCCGAAACTCCCGGATCGGCCCTGATCACCAGCACTCCCTTCAGGGTTCGCCAGCTTGCTGTCTCGTCGGACAACGCTCGTCTCGCCTTCCTCACCGGCTCCATCTCGGAGCGAGAAGAGAGCGCTGCCGACTTCGAGATCTACGCCGCCGAAATCGCCGGCACCGTTCCTGAACAAGCCAAGCGGCTCACCAATAACAGCGGCATCGAGTTCGAAATCCGCTGGGCCGCCGACAATCACCATCTCTTCTTCCAGAATTCCGAAGGCTCCGTTGAATCCACGAAATACGCCGACACCCAGAATCGCATCTACTGGATCGACGCCACCACCGCTCAGATCGAGCGCTGGGCCGCAACCTACAAAGGCCACGTCTCTGAATATGCTCCGCTGAAGCCTGACACGCTCCTCACCGCGGGAATGTCTGGCACCGAGACCCAGCTCTACACCGCAACGGGGGCAAAGGGAGAAGTAAAGAAGATCAGCTCCTGGCCCGGCACGTACGCGAACGTTTCGGCAATCGCAAGTTCCCCACGCGTGGCTTTCATCTACTCTCGCGTAAATAAGCCGACGGAAATCTATCTCGCCGACAGCCTCGACCAGCTCGCCGACGCCAAGCCCATCACCAGCTTCAACAAGCTCTTCACCGAACGCGCTCTGCCGGAAGCCAAGCCCTTCCAGTGGAAAGCCGATGACGGCGTTACCGTCGAAGGCATGCTCATCTATCCTCCCGGCAAGTTCGGTGAGAAGAACCTGCGCATGTTCACCTTTATCCACGGTGGTCCGATTGACGCCGACGGCGACCACTTCGGTGCCGACTGGTACGACTGGGCACTCCTCGCCGCCTCCGAGGGCTGGCTCGTCTTCCGACCAAATTACCGCGGGTCCACTGGCTACGGGGATGAATTCGAACAGCAGATCGCCCCGCATCTCGTCTCCAAGCCCGGCAAAGACATCCTTGAAGGCGTAGACGCTCTCGTTAAAGCTGGCATCGCCGATCCCAACCAGCTCGCCATCGGCGGCTACAGCTACGGCGGCTACATGACCAACTGGCTCATCACCCAGACCACGCGCTTTAAGGCAGCCGTCACCGGCGCCGGCGCCGTCGAACACGCCGCCAACTGGGGCAACGACGACACTACCCTCGATGACTCCTGGTACCTCGGCGGCGCTCCCTGGGAAGCCACCAAGATGTACACCGACGAAGCCGCGCTCTATCAGGCCAACAAAATCAAAACTCCCACCCACATGGTTGCCGGCGGTGACGACATCCGCGTCGCCGTGCTCGAAGACTATCTTCTCGAACACGCTCTTAAGACCCTCGGCATCCCCAATGCGCTCCTGATTTTCCCCGGCGAAGGCCATGGTCTTGGCAAGAACCCATGGCATGGGAAAATCAAAGTCCGCGAAGAGATAAAGTGGTTGGAGAAATACGCACCCGCTAAATGA
- a CDS encoding carboxymuconolactone decarboxylase family protein has translation MNPERKEPEYLFTEKQVGEKSGIAQRFLDTRAELNGIVTQADNYLVKRFYNIDHNTYLEGAIPAKYKELMGLVVSAGLRCDDCINYHIIQSYRLGANRPEQEEALNVALVVGGSIVVPHLRRAYALLQELYS, from the coding sequence ATGAATCCCGAACGGAAAGAACCCGAGTATCTTTTTACGGAAAAGCAGGTAGGGGAAAAGAGTGGGATTGCGCAGCGGTTCCTGGATACGCGTGCGGAACTGAACGGGATCGTGACGCAGGCGGACAACTACCTCGTAAAGCGCTTTTACAACATTGACCACAATACGTACTTGGAGGGCGCGATCCCGGCTAAGTATAAGGAGTTGATGGGTCTGGTTGTCTCCGCAGGTTTACGTTGCGATGACTGCATCAACTATCACATTATTCAGAGCTACAGGCTCGGGGCGAACCGTCCAGAGCAGGAAGAGGCGTTGAACGTCGCGCTGGTGGTGGGCGGAAGTATCGTGGTCCCGCACTTGAGACGTGCATATGCGCTGCTCCAGGAGTTATATTCTTAG
- a CDS encoding NAD(P)/FAD-dependent oxidoreductase: MNAPSQLHYDVIILGAGAAGLMCAIEAGKRERRVVVLDRAEKIGKKILISGGGRCNFTNLHTTPANFLSENPHFCKSALARYTPSDFIALVEKHNIPYHEKTLGQLFCDRSARDIVHLLETECTAAGVRIVTNSLVQEVRRADEFIVIADSAEYRAPALVVATGGLSIPKIGATSLGYDIARQFGLNIIEPSPALVPFTFNDEDSATYSDLTGLSADVIASCNGAHFREKMLITHRGLSGPSILQISSYWRSGETITLDLAPAQDVTSALRAHPAGRNESSLKSEFRKVLAQRLADRWVERHLPKSWTNHALEDLERQAHAWKIVPAGTEGFEKAEVTAGGVDTNELSAKTMESRKVAGLYFIGEVVDVTGHLGGFNFQWAWASGYSAGQAI; the protein is encoded by the coding sequence GTGAACGCTCCATCCCAACTTCATTACGACGTCATCATCCTTGGCGCCGGTGCTGCCGGACTCATGTGCGCCATCGAGGCCGGTAAGCGCGAACGCCGTGTCGTCGTCCTCGATCGCGCCGAGAAGATCGGCAAGAAGATCCTCATCTCTGGCGGTGGACGCTGCAACTTCACCAACCTTCACACCACGCCGGCAAACTTCCTCAGCGAGAATCCGCACTTCTGTAAATCCGCCCTCGCCCGCTACACACCGTCGGATTTCATCGCCCTCGTCGAGAAGCACAACATCCCGTATCACGAGAAAACGCTAGGCCAACTCTTCTGCGACCGTTCCGCACGCGACATCGTCCACCTTCTCGAAACGGAATGCACCGCCGCCGGCGTGCGCATCGTCACCAACTCTCTCGTGCAAGAAGTTCGCCGCGCCGACGAATTCATCGTGATCGCCGACTCCGCCGAATATCGTGCCCCCGCGCTGGTTGTCGCCACCGGTGGCCTCTCCATCCCGAAGATCGGCGCCACATCTCTCGGCTATGACATCGCCCGCCAATTCGGATTGAACATCATTGAACCGAGCCCCGCGCTAGTCCCGTTCACCTTCAACGACGAAGACTCCGCCACCTACAGTGATCTCACCGGCCTCTCCGCCGACGTCATCGCCTCCTGCAACGGGGCTCACTTCCGCGAGAAGATGCTCATCACCCATCGTGGCCTCAGCGGCCCATCGATTCTTCAGATTTCTTCTTACTGGCGTTCCGGTGAAACCATCACCCTCGATCTCGCCCCCGCACAGGACGTCACGAGCGCTCTTCGCGCCCATCCCGCAGGGCGCAACGAATCTTCATTGAAGTCCGAATTCCGCAAAGTTCTCGCGCAACGTCTTGCCGATCGCTGGGTCGAACGTCATCTCCCGAAATCCTGGACCAACCACGCCCTCGAAGACCTCGAACGTCAAGCGCACGCATGGAAGATCGTCCCCGCTGGCACCGAAGGCTTCGAAAAAGCCGAGGTCACTGCCGGCGGTGTGGACACCAACGAACTCTCCGCCAAAACCATGGAGAGCCGCAAAGTCGCAGGTCTTTATTTCATTGGAGAGGTGGTGGACGTCACCGGCCACCTCGGTGGTTTCAACTTCCAGTGGGCATGGGCCTCCGGCTATTCAGCCGGACAGGCCATCTAA
- a CDS encoding acyl carrier protein → MDEVQIYARLTDIFHDVFDDESIVVKPELSAKDMEGWDSLTHIRLMLTVEKAFKMKLSTAEIGRLENVGALVELIRERAK, encoded by the coding sequence ATGGATGAAGTTCAGATCTACGCTCGGTTGACCGACATCTTTCATGACGTGTTCGACGATGAGTCGATCGTGGTGAAGCCCGAACTTTCCGCGAAGGACATGGAAGGTTGGGACAGCCTGACTCATATCCGCTTGATGCTGACGGTGGAGAAGGCGTTCAAGATGAAACTCTCGACCGCAGAGATTGGCAGGCTTGAGAACGTCGGTGCTTTGGTTGAACTGATCCGCGAAAGGGCCAAATAG